In Phocoena phocoena chromosome 19, mPhoPho1.1, whole genome shotgun sequence, a genomic segment contains:
- the MYO19 gene encoding unconventional myosin-XIX, with the protein MLQQVNGHSSGSDAHGGESLREDLQEFLGGEAPLHQLDDLTKVNPVTLETVLRCLQARYMADTFYTSAGCTLVALNPFKPIPQLYSPELMQEYHAAPQPQKLKPHIFTVGEQTYRNVKSLIEPVNQSVVVSGESGAGKTWTSRCLMKFYAVVAASPTSWENHKIAERIEQRILNSNPVMEAFGNACTLRNNNSSRFGKFIQLQLNRAQQMTGATVQTYLLEKTRVACQASNERNFHIFYQICKGASADERLQWHLPEGAAFSWLPNPERTLEEDCFEVTREAMLHLGIDAPTQNNIFQALAGLLHLGNTRFADSGNEAQPCPLMDDAKCSVRTSASLLRLPEDPLLETLRIRTIRAGRRQQVFRKPCSRAECDTRRDCLAKLVYARLFDWLVSVINSSICADPDSWTTFIGLLDVYGFESFPTNSLEQLCINYASEKLQQHFVAHHLRAQQEEYTAEGLEWSTVSYQDNQTCLDLIEGSPVSICSLINEECRLNRPSSAAQLQTRIESALAGSPCLGHNKLSREPSFIVVHYAGSVRYHTAGLVEKNKDPIPPELTRLLQQSQDPLLKVLFPADPEEKSQEEPSGQSRAPVLTVVSKFKASLEQLLQVLHSTTPHYIRCIKPNSQGQAQVFHQEEVLSQLEACGLVETIHISAAGFPIRVSHRNFLKRYELLRRLRPGAAPSPHGPPPDEGRSESSPHSEQATLQALLQDILHTLPALAQAPAEATPAPVHCGRTKVFMTDSTLELLERGRAQVLEQCARSIQGGWRRHWGRKQERQRRAAVLIQAAVRSWLTRKHIQRLHAAATVIKRAWQEWRIRMAFLASKELDGVEEQHSSQVTCSPSSLPLPQAQTRLLGAVTRFWPLGLVLANAAVGARGFRRKLVVFACLPLPVGGPSSYTVQTAQEQAGVTSIRALPQGSIKFHCRKSPLRFADICPEPSPNSVTGFNQILLERHRLGHV; encoded by the exons GTTAATGGCCACAGTTCAGGCTCTGATGCCCATGGTGGGGAATCCCTCAGAGAAGACCTGCAGGAGTTCCTGGGCGGGGAGGCCCCGCTGCACCAGCTGGATGACCTCACCAAGGTGAATCCTGTGACACTGGAAACAG TCCTGAGGTGTCTGCAGGCCCGGTACATGGCAGACACGTTCTACACCAGCGCTGGCTGCACCCTGGTGGCTCTGAACCCCTTCAAGCCCATCCCTCAGCTCTATTCACCAGAGCTGATGCAAGAGTACCACGCTGCTCCTCAGCCCCAG AAACTGAAGCCCCACATCTTCACTGTGGGTGAACAGACCTACAGGAATGTCAAGAGCCTGATTGAGCCAGTCAACCAGTCTGTTGTCGTCAGTGGAgagagtggtgctgggaag ACATGGACGTCCCGCTGCCTTATGAAGTTCTACGCTGTGGTGGCCGCGTCACCCACATCCTGGGAAAATCACAAGATTGCAGAGAGGATCGAACAGCGAATCTTGAACTCCAACCCCGTCATGGAAGCTTTCG GGAACGCGTGCACACTGAGGAATAACAACAGTAGCCGCTTTGGGAAGTTCATCCAGCTCCAGCTGAACAG GGCCCAGCAGATGACTGGCGCTACAGTTCAGACCTACTTGCTAGAGAAGACTCGAGTGGCCTGCCAGGCCTCCAATGAGAGGAACTTCCACATCTTCTATCAG ATCTGCAAAGGAGCCAGTGCGGACGAGAGGCTCCAGTGGCACCTCCCTGAGGGAGCTGCCTTCTCCTGGCTGCCCAACCCAGAGAGGACCTTGGAAG AGGACTGTTTCGAGGTGACCAGGGAGGCCATGCTTCATTTGGGCATCGATGCCCCCACCCAGAACAACATCTTTCAG GCCCTAGCTGGACTGCTGCACCTCGGCAACACCCGGTTTGCTGACTCCGGGAAcgaagcccagccctgcccactgaTGGACGATGCTAAGT GCTCTGTCAGGACATCGGCCTCACTGCTGCGGCTCCCAGAAGACCCTTTGCTGGAGACACTGCGGATTCGAACCATCAGGGCAGGCAGGCGGCAGCAGGTGTTCCGGAAGCCCTGCTCCCGGGCCGAGTGTGACACCCGCAGAGACTGTCTGGCCAAACTGGTCTATGCACG GCTGTTTGACTGGCTGGTATCGGTGATCAACAGCAGCATCTGTGCGGACCCCGACTCCTGGACCACTTTCATAG GCCTGCTGGACGTGTACGGGTTTGAGTCGTTCCCCACCAACAGTCTGGAACAGCTGTGCATCAACTATGCCAGTGAGAAGCTGCAGCAGCACTTCGTGGCTCACCACCTCAGGGCCCAGCAG gaGGAGTACACAGCTGAGGGTCTGGAGTGGTCGACTGTCAGCTACCAGGACAACCAGACCTGTTTGGATCTCATCGAGGGGAGCCCCGTCAGCATCTGCTCCCTCATAAACGAG GAGTGCCGCCTTAATCGGCCAAGCAGTGCTGCCCAGCTCCAGACACGCATTGAGAGTGCGCTGGCAGGCAGCCCCTGCCTGGGCCACAACAAGCTCAGCCGGGAGCCCAGCTTCATCGTGGTGCATTATGCGGGGTCTGTGCGGTACCACACCGCAGGCCTGGTGGAGAAGAACAAG GACCCCATCCCCCCTGAGCTGACCAGGCTCCTGCAGCAATCCCAGGACCCCCTGCTCAAAGTGCTGTTTCCTGCTGACCCTGAAGAGAAGTCCCAGGAGGAGCCCTCTGGCCAGAGCAGGGCCCCTGTGTTGACCGTGGTGTCCAAGTTCAAG GCCTCCCTGGAGCAGCTTCTGCAGGTTCTGCATAGCACCACACCCCACTACATTCGCTGCATCAAGCCCAACAGCCAGGGCCAGGCGCAGGTGTTCCACCAGGAGGAG GTCCTGAGCCAGCTGGAGGCCTGTGGCCTCGTGGAGACCATCCACATCAGTGCCGCCGGCTTCCCCATCCG GGTCTCTCACCGGAACTTCCTGAAGCGGTATGAGTTACTGAGAAGGCTCCGTCCTGgcgcagcccccagcccccatggCCCACCTCCAGATGAAGGGCGCTCAG AATCGTCTCCACACTCTGAGCAGGCCACGCTGCAAGCCCTACTCCAGGACATCCTCCACACGCTGCCAGCCCTGGCTCAGGCACCAGCTGAGGCCACACCAGCCCCAGTGCACTGTGGCAGGACCAAGGTGTTCATGACTGACTCCACG CTGGAGCTTCTGGAACGCGGGCGTGCCCAGGTGCTGGAGCAGTGTGCCCGCAGCATCCAGGGTGGCTGGAGGCGACACTGGGGCCGCAAGCAGGAGAGGCAGAGGCGGGCCGCCGTGCTCATCCAGGCAG CTGTTCGTTCCTGGTTGACTCGGAAGCACATCCAGAGGCTGCACGCAGCTGCCACAGTCATCAAACGCGCGTGGCAGGAGTGGAGA ATTAGAATGGCCTTCCTGGCTTCTAAAGAACTGGATGGTGTGGAAGAACAACACTCGTCTCAAGTCACCTGTTCCCCGAGCTCCTTGCCACTGCCCCAGGCACAGACCAGGCTCCTGGGGGCAGTAACCCGCTTCTGGCCCCTGGGACTGGTCCTGGCCAACGCCGCCGTGGGTGCTCGTGGCTTCCGGAGGAAGCTGGTGGTCTTCGCCTGCCTCCCGCTCCCCGTGGGCGGCCCCAGCAGCTACACTGTCCAGACAGCACAAGAACAAGCTGGAGTCACGTCCATCCGAGCGTTGCCTCAG GGTTCGATAAAGTTTCACTGCAGAAAGTCTCCACTGCGCTTTGCTGACATCTGCCCTGAACCTTCGCCCAACAGTGTTACTGGCTTTAATCAGATCCTGCTGGAAAGACACAGGCTGGGCCACGTGTGA
- the ZNHIT3 gene encoding zinc finger HIT domain-containing protein 3 isoform X2, whose amino-acid sequence MASLNCSTAVCVICLEKPKYRCPACRVPYCSLTCFREHKGESAALRSLLLSPHLRQLMVSLDQADDKAKLMRACMQEPLFLEFADCCLRIVEPSPNEDS is encoded by the exons ATGGCGTCGCTGAATTGCAGCACCGCTGTCTGCGTTATCTGTTTGGAGAAACCCAAATACCGCTGCCCCGCCTGCCGCGTGCCCTA CTGCTCGTTGACCTGCTTCCGGGAGCACAAAG GGGAGTCTGCAGCGCTGAGAAGCTTACTGCTCAGTCCACACCTTAGACAGTTGATGGTCAGCCTCGATCAGGCAGACGACAAGGCAAAGCTCATGCGAGCCTGCATGCAGGAGCCTTTGTTTTTGGAGTTTGCTGACTGCTGTTTAAGGATCGTGGAACCGTCCCCGAACGAGGATTCTTAA
- the ZNHIT3 gene encoding zinc finger HIT domain-containing protein 3 isoform X1: MASLNCSTAVCVICLEKPKYRCPACRVPYCSLTCFREHKEQCNPETRPVKKEIRSHLTAEIKKPVENTDDDDDSVADFLNSDEEEDRVSLQNLKNLGESAALRSLLLSPHLRQLMVSLDQADDKAKLMRACMQEPLFLEFADCCLRIVEPSPNEDS; this comes from the exons ATGGCGTCGCTGAATTGCAGCACCGCTGTCTGCGTTATCTGTTTGGAGAAACCCAAATACCGCTGCCCCGCCTGCCGCGTGCCCTA CTGCTCGTTGACCTGCTTCCGGGAGCACAAAG aGCAGTGCAACCCTGAAACTCGTCCTGTCAAGAAAGAAATAAGATCGCATCttactgcagaaattaaaaagcCTGTGGAAAACACAG ATGATGATGACGACTCTGTAGCTGATTTTCTCAATAGTGACGAGGAAGAGGACAGAGTTTCTTTgcagaatttaaagaatttag GGGAGTCTGCAGCGCTGAGAAGCTTACTGCTCAGTCCACACCTTAGACAGTTGATGGTCAGCCTCGATCAGGCAGACGACAAGGCAAAGCTCATGCGAGCCTGCATGCAGGAGCCTTTGTTTTTGGAGTTTGCTGACTGCTGTTTAAGGATCGTGGAACCGTCCCCGAACGAGGATTCTTAA
- the ZNHIT3 gene encoding zinc finger HIT domain-containing protein 3 isoform X3, producing MASLNCSTAVCVICLEKPKYRCPACRVPYCSLTCFREHKEQCNPETRPVKKEIRSHLTAEIKKPVENTVTRKRTEFLCRI from the exons ATGGCGTCGCTGAATTGCAGCACCGCTGTCTGCGTTATCTGTTTGGAGAAACCCAAATACCGCTGCCCCGCCTGCCGCGTGCCCTA CTGCTCGTTGACCTGCTTCCGGGAGCACAAAG aGCAGTGCAACCCTGAAACTCGTCCTGTCAAGAAAGAAATAAGATCGCATCttactgcagaaattaaaaagcCTGTGGAAAACACAG TGACGAGGAAGAGGACAGAGTTTCTTTgcagaatttaa